DNA sequence from the Pseudochaenichthys georgianus chromosome 8, fPseGeo1.2, whole genome shotgun sequence genome:
tcccccgcctacttgcgagggggcggggcagtttactcacacgcagctgctacatgcagcaacacacacagcggagagaagcgctccaaggtgtggttaaactttacccgtctcgatgtggacaatgctcgttgccaaaagtgcaataagagtttaggaacacgagcaatttgtctaaacatttagcaaaagtgcaccacattcagacggagaaatgcaccggtttcgactgtctttctagtagctctgtagctccatccacgagtaacgtttccacgtcaggtgttgtgtatgctagcagcaacacacagttaactaaattatacaaacatgagttaatgattagaggtaacggaGTTatctattttgttaaagtttcagctattctgtttacaattcagattatttcatacgatttgttaaaacgttgtttcttttgatgtgaaatattatttacttAAAAAGCAATATTAACTTTGTTCACAattttgtttagttaatttaccttgtttatttttcaaaagaaccgataagagtaccgttaaaagaccggatcgataagcggtatcaataaaagtagtagtaccgttaaaaccttaacgatacccatccctacttgACAATGTGAAAAAGGTTATCTTTTATCTGATCTGATCTGCTATCCTTGGTTTAAAATGTTGACTgacacattttttatttctttcagcagaaagtttaataaaatatgtatttttgaatcaagtattcatcttatttgtcttcattgttagtttccacaccCACAaactcaagctaaatctaaaagttgatggctaaataagagcgtttgagaaattgtgcaaggcataatcctaataatcgattatcaaattagtcgtttgttgcagccctactgtACCCTGGAGGTTTgtattagggatgggaacgtttaatcgaatattcgaaattattcagatatgagttatgaatatttttcttgtatttattttttgggaggggtgcctaagttgattacatattatcaaatggaataattcaatgtatacgacagtgccatagctaagtgtgttaggtctaaaggtgtgttttgctccgctcaccggtccctcacagcgggcagagctgcaggtgctgatctctctcttgcgtccggttatacttcactcgcgtttatgtccaaatccatcagatctagctagttctagctaatgatatggctgttgcccctccctacacgcagatcacgcagactcaaacctcatcttatgcccaaattccagctgagagggtcttctctacagctggcctgattgtgaattgtttccgCACCCGCCTCTCCCCTGAGTAGACATGCTCATTATTCTTAAACAAGAATGAGTATTGAATAGCTGCATTCTGTGCATAGGCCCTGTTATAGGTTGTTGATCTCTGTTGTAATAGGGTTACGTTACCCTAACCGGTTATGGTGTTCGTGTATGATCCCTCTTTAATTTAGCCTATCGCTGTCAACTGTTCAacctgtgatcaccagttcaattcaTTTGActaattcgacttggtttctatacttatttgaacatttatttatttatttttcaaattatttttatgtttttgcAAAACAAATTCCcactttctttttattttataggatatgtatatttcggttaaccgtttttgggGGGtagaatattcgaatatacatttgctttcaaattcccatccctagtttgtataaattgtatttgttttacttgtagtCTAATGTGTGCAGTAAAAATTCAACTTTAAAAATTCCCCCCACAGATCTGCAGAATGTAAACATCACATTGCGCATCCTCTTCCGGCCGGTCACCAACCAGCTGCCACGCATCTTCACCAGTATTGGCGAGGACTATGACGAGAGGGTGCTCCCATCCATCACCACAGAGGTCTTGAAGTCTGTGGTGGTAAGAGTCATTCAAGAGTAGTTGCAAATAAAAAGATGATGTTTGTAATGAATGATAGTTAGCTTATAAacttatttttccacaggctagGTTTGATGCTGGCGAGCTCATTACCCAGAGAGAGCTTGTGTCTCGTCAGGTCAGTGATGACCTCACAGAAAGAGCCAACACCTTCGGCCTCATCTTGGATGACGTTTCACTGGTATGAAGCTGCTGACAAATTCTGCAACACTGTCCAGGTTTTCCTTTTTACTTGGATTTTAACTTTAAGAAACAACTGTTTGTTTTGTATTCTTTCAGACACACTTGACCTTTGGCAAGGAATTCACAGAGGCTGTTGAGATGAAGCAGGTTGCCCAGCAGGAGGCTGAGAGGGCCCGTTTCATTGTAGAAAAGGTAATTATTTTTAAACTCTGTTCTACTTGTTTTTTACAGAAATGTGGATGTATGCAATTCCCCCTCTATTGGGGGAAAGGTGAAAGCTTGAATTACAGTTTTTGTGGCAGCTCTCAAAAATGTGtttgtccttttttttttttttaggcagAGCAACAGAAGCAGGCGGCCATCATCTCAGCAGAGGGTGATTCCCAGGCTGCCTTGCTAATCGCCAACTCCCTGATGCTAGCTGGTGATGGTCTGGTCGAGCTGCGTAAGCTGGAGGCAGCTGAGGAAATCGCTTTACAGCTCTCCCGCTCCCGTAACGTCACTTACCTGCCATCCGGACAGGGCACATTGCTTCAGTTGCCCCAGTGATAACTTCTCACATCATGTCTAGCCCTCTATCGCTGTCACCAGCTGTTACAAGGGCCATGGAATGGGTGGTTGAAGTGTTAAATAAATGACTCAACTTCACACACATTCCGCCAACTCTTTCTCTAACCAAATCTGGACTGGGCTCTGTTGATTGCAGGATGGTGGGAGACAAAGTGAGAGGTCCGCGACGGATACAATAATGAATTCAACCCATGTGTAAGGAAGTTGAAGTTAaccttctatatatatataacatatatatatatatatatatatagtgccTGCATAATAGACAATGCAGTAAATTATCTTAAGATTCATCTTTGGTACATTGTTTCAGAGCACTGGATGTATTTAAAAAGCAACAGATTGATTTTAACACCAAGGGAGAACAGTTTGATTGCTTTTTAAGATAAGGTGATCAATTGTGAATGCTAAATGCCATTACTCTGTTATTTCTGCTGGAACGTTCCATCAAATTGTGTAACTGTATATTCAGATCTGTAATGAAAGTCACTCCTTTTGATTTCGGGAACAATCTACTTTCTAGCAAATTATTTCTTTGTGAATAATATTGCTATACCCAAATAATTGGAACGTGCCTATCTGGTAGTAAAGAATGATCCTTCATTATTTTCAGTTGTTTGTGTGGACAAAGTGTATGCCCCATGTCACAGAAAGACTTAACAATAAATGTGTCTTTCTATCTCCCAAGTTCTCACACTTCTTGTATATGTATAATCCTAATCAACACAGGAGGGTGTGTCAAAATGTAttcccattaaaaaaaaaacatgaagagTCATTTTCACTGTTTAGTTGCAAACATTAAAACTATGCAACTGATAACTATTAgtgtaatacaaatatatttaagaAGGGATGGTTTATTTGAATCAAATAactacatttgaaatgtattataaaATATTCATTTTAAACCCGTATCCTATGTATGATCGCGAATGTTATTTATCTCCAAGTATCATGCTGGAGTCTCCAGAGGCAATTGTGAAATACGTAAAATAATTTACCTGGTAGCGCTGAAAACACTAAATTAAGAACCAAGCCCCAAACTATCAAATTCGTGGggtatgaaaaaaatattaagataaTGGTATAATTAGAATAAATGAATGACACTTCGCAAAGGATTTCTCCTTGAGGGGATAAATCGGTCCTCAGGGTCTTTTCATTAATCGAGGATTTCAGCTCAGCGCGTGTGCGCGCATCGTCCCCTGTCTGGTTTGGAGGGGAGACCCAGACACGCTGCCGCGCGCCTGCCCAGACAGCGGCCTGGATGCCTGGGATGAGCGCGGGACGGCGGTGGTACGCGCGAGAGCTTGGCCGGGCCACGTAGCGGGACTAAAGACACCGGTAAGCAGGTACCTCCGCTCCGCAGCGTGCACATCAACAGATAATTTAAACATTTGCAGAAGGATTAGATTATTGGCTTCTCTTAATGCACATCCGCAAATGTAGAGAGAGTGAGCGAGAGAAGTGCGCGTGCAAACCTGAATCTGTGCAACTCTGATTGCACGAACGCAAGAGAGAGGTCGCTCTCGACGGAGGTAAGCCAGCAAACCGACAACAAAATGTTTCAATATAACTTAATTGTATGCACTTACATGTATGACAAGCATGGCAGCTGCTAGGAGAAAACATACGTAGTTCGCTGGTGGACGCAGCTACGGTTAGAAATGTCGGTCAGCTCGGCTAGCACTGACTTGGTGACAGTGTCGAGTTGAGTGGGTTTGTCAGAAGCGTACAGCAGCCCGGGTTTTGTCAGCAAAGCGTTGCTTTTCATCTTGCACGACAATACAGATTAATTGATAACAAAGCATGACATCGCTTCTTTATCCAGCTTCATATGGGTCCGATAGCTGTCATACTTTCCCCTTCAAAGTGCAGCAGCGAAATTAAGTGTAACGTTAATGCTAAATATCTGACGTTATTGCTAGCTCTTAGCTAACTAGCCAAAATCTGGGCGGTTTGGGGTAAAAAAAGTGAAAGTCTTGTTTCTGTTGTTAGCTAATGCATGTTAGCAAATACTAGCCATAAGATGGTACAGCTTGTGCATATTAACATGATTCTTGTTGAGGTGAAGTAACCTTTCCCTGCACTATAATGTCTAATGGCTGCACCTTGAGCTAATGTAGCCAAGTTAGCTTTTCATGTGTGTGCAGGTTAGTACCTATGGAGTATTGCTAGCTAGCTAAGTAGCCTAAGTTGCCCAGGCCTGCACAATGTTACTGCTGTTCGGTGTATAGTGTTGCCTTTTGATTTAACCCTTTCTTTGCTTCGTACGCACGTTAGCACCTAGGCTTGTAGCTTAAAATATTTCCCTCAGCAAGATTCAGCTATAAAACCAGAAAGTAGTTGCTGCACTATATTACGTCATACTTGCCAAATGTATGTAGTTTTTCGCAGTTTTTAGTAACCTTGTTCGCCAGAAATAGTAAGCTTGTTTTACCTTATCCACCCGTTTGCATTTCATTCATGTCTCATGTTAACagacaaaaacacattttaatcaaAAGAGCCACATTGAATCCATGTTATCTTTCCTCTATTTATAACAGGGACATCAAAGTTGTGGATATCAGTGGACTGCTGTCAGGCCTGACTCTGGGCAGTGATGAAAATAAAGAACTTGGAAAGGGATAGCTTGGCCTAAGATAATACAACATCACTTTTACTTTGATACCACTGAGTTATACCAGGACAAAAACACTTGGTACTGCTCTATGAACTGATTATGGGCTTCAGGGCCAAATACTTACAGAGGCATGGAGCACCCCTGCAGTGCACCACACAGTGAGCTGGTTAAGGTCTTATGAGTTTGGACAGAGTGAGGAATGTGAACCTTCACTGGTCCTCCTCAAGCTGCGAACGGGAAAGCTCATTAAAGTCTAGACTTTAGTGGGAGCATGGATTTGAGGAGCAATGCTGCATAATAGGAGGTCAATGTGACACATTTCGAAGACTTCAGAGGTCTCAACTGCTTTACTGTCACAAGCCAAGCATTAGTGAGCACTGTTTAATTCTGTTGGTTAAAATGTTATACAGTGCCTTTTTCAGTAAAGCTCCCATCATGTGTCATTCAAATCGTAAGCCACAGACGCATCTATCCTGCATATGACTGGCTTTATGGCTTACCCTATATTAAATTAGTTTTGGTTTCCTCATGTCTCCGAAGCATGATTGAGGAAAGCTATAAATTGGTTATTGTTGAATAAACTTTGATTTATGGGCAGGATTTGCTGAGCATTAGTTATGCTTTGGATTATTTAAATTGGCTGTCGGAGAGACAGTTATTTATAAACGTTTCTCTTTTTTGCAATTGGGTGCAAAGTTCTTCTTTGAAAGCTGTCCAAACTTCATAAAGGCAGTCACAAATAATCATCATTGCTATAGGTTTAACCTTCTGATCTGACAAGGTGATTTTGTTGACTAATTACCAGTGATATTGAGAAGTCTGCACTCTACCTGATTCCCACATCAAAGGACTGCATTATTTCGCTGCGAGTGAAACTTCAAAATGACTCATCATTGAAAATGATAAGCTGGTGGAAGGGTTTTTACTCCATATCCGTTACATAACCAcactgtgtgtttgtttatttgcaATAGTGCGGTTCTCTTGGGACCGTTTTAAGCAGAGAATTTTGAACTTTTGATACTTTTATTGTGTGTGGCATATTAAATACAATCCTTAAGTGAGCTGTCGTTTTCATTCAAAAACTCAAATTAAAAGAGAAAGTGACAAGCTGCACGTTAAGTCGGGTTCAGGCAACGGGTTCTCATGCAATTGATATTCCTCTGTCATCCAGGCGCAGGATAATGTGCTTTGTGTCTAAGACAGCCATGTGAGTTGAGTTGCTCTGTCAGTGCAGAGCTCGCCCTCCCCTTGTGGTCTTAATGTTCTCTGAGCTCCTGCCCAATTCTCAGAAAGGATCAGAGTCAGCATGCACAGGAAGACAGGTGTGTCTGTATGTGCGGATATTCTACAAGAATGGCCTTATACTTGCCGAAGTGGTGGAACATATATTCACATATACTGTATGTAAACATCATTTAGATGTATTTATGCTTGACTTTATCCTACCTTGCATTTCTTTCCAGTCTAGTGAGATGAGGGAAGTGACACGAGAAACAGGAGATTCAGTTCAGGGTTTTCCAGAGATTATAACAATAAACTGATAAGGAATTTGACCCACATTTTAAGTTCAGATTGAGTACAAAGAGCCAAATATGTGTTGGTATTTAAACCTCAGTAATAACGTGGTATTGGTGGATGTAGTAAAAGTAAGGCACCACAAATGAACACTTTCTAGGTGACAAATGTTGCTCCAGAAAAACAAAAGATGCTTTTTGCAAATTGTGATCATAGCTGTCCAAATGATGAAGCTTAAATCTTAGCTGTCGTTGCATATTTCAGCTCTACACTCATTATGTCACTTTTGATCCCTTATAGTTCCCTCTTGCTTATTCTCTGCACTGTGACTGTAAATTGACGGCTAAAACTGACTAAAAGTCATCTTTATGAATCGGTTTGGGGGATCTTTCATTAAGAAAGTCCCCTTATGGCTATTTATGGTTTCTTTGTAGACAGAGGACTGTTTTAAAAGGGAATATAACATAACATGTTTGGGATTACACGGAGGGAGGATGAAGAAATGACATTATTTTTCTCTCTTGCTCAGGGAGGTTTTTTAGTGAACAAACCACTCTGGTGACGAGTAGGGTGTAAGTTTGTTTCAGGTCAACCAACCGGCAGTCAGTTTCACATCATCTTAGATGTATGCATAACTTAAAAACATACCCCAAAGCACCATGTCATAAAAGCACAAATGTTTTGATTTAATACTGTGTTTTTCATCTTTAACCTGCATAAACAAAGTCATTATAATGCAGGCTCCAAAGTGCAGTGCTGCTTACACTTCATTGAAAAGTTGAAATACAGTTTCCTGTGGTTGTACGTCTGTGATCTGCAACACAAGCTCCTGAGCTGCGGTTACACTATGCTCTCTAACAGTCTATGGGCGGTGTGTTCATGTGCGTGTGTATTGTAATGCTTAGAAAAATTGAACaatcaaaaaaataaatgtctttGCGAAACGCTCAGATAATATATGTAAATTAGGGGGATATGAAACATACCTATCatcaagtaacattttgaaagggACAACTTATTAAGGCCTAGTATAAGAACCAGATTGTAGTACAGTGAATGAATCTGTGTCGTAGTGGACGACTGATTtgggtttttctttttttttgcatCTGACAAAATGCAACAAATGAGACAAGGTCATTGCTGAAGTTGTATGAACATTTTGAATAGTGTTATTATTTGCAAAGTCTCTATTTGTTTGTATTGCACTCATCCTATTTAAATCAAAAAGGTTTTACattatttatgtattattgtttttaactctAGAAGGAAACCATTTCTGCATTTTATTTAGTAGGAAAGTGTTGAGATTACTCTGTTATTTAAATCCACTCACATTCATTTCTGATGGCTGTGGTTTTGACTCCTACACACAAAACTGAAACATTTGTGGGCAAATGTGGAACTTAGTGTTTATTTGATAATGTGGCTGTAGTTTCAGTTCACAGACACAAAAGAATGGAAAGCACTATTTTTCTTAATCGATCTATGTTTCCTCTGTCTTATCTCATAGGTAACGCACCGTGAATGGCTCTTCAAGCAATACAGAGAAGTCCTAACAGCAGTGCCATGGCGGGCATCCAGCTCATACTTACCTGCTCTGCAGCCTGAAGACTCTGGCACCCTGCAGGGCAGCAACCTTCTGAGAAACTGAATCTATGATCTGCCTTCGTCTTACATACTAACAAGAGGAATTTACCTTCAAATGTTCAGCATCAAAGACACAGATTGATTTTGCAGTTTGATTTCTAGGCATATGGAACAAAACTTAGAACAGATTGTATGTCTCTCCGACTGCATTTCCTACCTTAAACAACATGGATGCTCTTTTTGAATCAGGTTAACTGTTTGTCGCCTCATCCCCTCCTTCCTGTTTCTTCAGTCGTAGGAGGGTGGGGGATTGGTGTGGCGTCCCCTGCCCCTCCTTTTTAAAGTAGGCTAGTCGACCTTTTCCATTGCTCTGTGCTCCCACCAATCCCAATTCCTCTTCATGAAATCCTGCAACAGCCTCAAGGAAGAGCTTTCTGTACCTATCTTTGGCGGGATGTCACAGGAGGAAGGACGCAGGGCGCCGGTGTCCCAGTCCTATTTTCACTCCTCTACCCAAGATCTGGACCTGACAGGCAAGCTTTATAAGAAAGAGGTCGGAGGTAAGCCATATTCTGTGTTAGTGGACAATAAAATGGCAGCCAAGGCATCAATAGCAGATCAGAACATTGGTCAGTTGCCCACTCATGTAACCTCACCGCAGTATTTCAGAGAGGCAGGAGGAGGGCAGGAGGCGGGATCCCATGCTGGCAACGACGTCCCCTCTGACGACACtgaagatgatgatgaggaggaggaggaagaggagggggaagaggaggaggaggaagaggaggaggaggaggaggagggggaagatGAGGGCTTCAAGCGGGAGCAGATCATTGTCGAGGTAAACCTGAACAACCAGACACTTCATGTATCCAAGGGAGACAACAAAACTGCAACCACCGAAGACGTCTCTGAGAGAGTCGGCAGCGACGATGAAGACGacgatgaggaagaggaggaggaggacagcctcaatgaagaagaggaggaagacgaTGAGGAACATGAGATTGAGAGTAGAAGAACGAGGGCAAAGCGGGCCCGTCGTGGTTCCAGCGGCACGGGAGCTCCAAGCCAGCCACGGAGGAAAAGCCTGAGAACGGCTCTGAGCATGACCACCGCTGGGATGACCACCAGGGGCCGGCGGAAGCACCTGGATTCTCCGAAGAGCAAGCGCAGGTCAGCAAGATCGGCCCCGTCGTCTGCAGGTTCCACGGCAACGGGAGGGAAAGCTGAAGTGCAGGAGAAGGAGATGCTGGCGTGTGAAAAGTGCCCTCGAGTGTTTAACACACGCTGGTACCTGGAGAAGCACATGAATGTCACTCACAGGCGAATGCAGATTTGTGACAAATGTGGCAAAAAGTTTGTCCTGGAGAGTGAGCTGGCCTTACACCAGCAAACCGACTGTGAGAAGAACATCCAGGTAAAGCAAACTTCCTCCTTTTAAtattatgtatgtatatatctcTGCCTTCTTTTTTCAAATTCATATTTTATTTAGAATGATGGAAAAGTGCATATCCAGGGTTCACCGTGTTCTCTTGAAATCATCTTCATGTACCTATAATATACATTTAGCAGTTGCGCGGAACAATTTGACTTTTTAGATTTATTTTGGATGCTTTGATGGCCCTTTTCTGCACACTACAGTTAACATTTGAAAATGCAATTGTTGTATTTCCTgttatactttttaaaaaaaaaaagtaatattgagattgtggtgtgtgtgtgggaagtaAAGAAAACATTACATATAGTAATGATTGTCATATGCTGTCATTGAAGTGTTTAAAGAGGGTTCAATATGGTTTTAGGTGATTCAGCATGTTAACCCCCAAGGGACTCGTGGTTATTGTGAGTAGCCTAATTTAGCTCCCTGTTTTGCTTAAATTAATTTGCACCTGAAGTTAGTTTGGAACACTTCTTCTTTTTAAACCATGTCAAGATGGGAATGTACAAGTTTTCTTATAATTCATTTAACTTAATGGTGTGAAAATACTAGCATTTAttattgcaaaaaataaatgtatgtgcTTTTCCTGTCTAGGAGTCAACACTCTTCAACTTTCTTTATTAGGCAAATATGACAATAAGACAGTGTCCATCAAAATGTTCAATACATCTGTATCTAAATATATTAACTTATTTTTAAAATGCGTTAAAATCCTGGCACAGTATAAATCTGTCTTGGAACAGGCTGACTTAAAAAACGTAACGTCTGTAATAGAGGTGCTGGTGAGGCGGCCAACAGAGCTCCAGGGTCCATGAATGAGATGAGACGGCGCACACACAACTGTTTTATGGGATGTAGCAGAAAGGAGAGGAAGGGGGGAAAGCTCACATGATAACTTTGCAAGTGTTTTGCCAGAAGGTATTTGAGAGATAGTGTGGGTCTTGTTGATATGATGAGACAAACATTTAGCTCTTGGTGTTGGTGTGTTTCTATGGTCGTGGGGATGTTTCTCTGCA
Encoded proteins:
- the znf652 gene encoding zinc finger protein 652 → MKSCNSLKEELSVPIFGGMSQEEGRRAPVSQSYFHSSTQDLDLTGKLYKKEVGGKPYSVLVDNKMAAKASIADQNIGQLPTHVTSPQYFREAGGGQEAGSHAGNDVPSDDTEDDDEEEEEEEGEEEEEEEEEEEEEGEDEGFKREQIIVEVNLNNQTLHVSKGDNKTATTEDVSERVGSDDEDDDEEEEEEDSLNEEEEEDDEEHEIESRRTRAKRARRGSSGTGAPSQPRRKSLRTALSMTTAGMTTRGRRKHLDSPKSKRRSARSAPSSAGSTATGGKAEVQEKEMLACEKCPRVFNTRWYLEKHMNVTHRRMQICDKCGKKFVLESELALHQQTDCEKNIQCVSCNKSFKKLWSLHEHIKIVHGYAEKKFSCEICEKKFYTMAHVRKHMVAHTKDMPFTCETCGKSFKRSMSLKVHSLQHSGEKPFRCENCDERFQYKYQLRSHMSIHIGHKQFMCQWCGKDFNMKQYFDEHMKTHTGEKPFICEICGKSFTSRPNMKRHRRTHTGEKPYPCEVCGQRFRFSNMLKAHKEKCFRVTSPVVLQTSGPPMPVRIFTNTFSSSISGPSPSAAPPATTSAPLGLNPTGGPMPPRGPLGHTFSHVELHSNPSHQHPHPPTTQQHLSNTPQHVPPHPHHHLAVPPVSHLPPPPALFKSEPLNHCGHEDSSYLHHMAPPDKGPGAPQHH
- the phb gene encoding prohibitin 1 — protein: MAKLFETIGKLGLAVAIGGSVMTSALFNVDAGHQAVIFDRFRGVQDIVVGEGTHFLIPWVQKPIIFDCRSRPRNVPVTTGSKDLQNVNITLRILFRPVTNQLPRIFTSIGEDYDERVLPSITTEVLKSVVARFDAGELITQRELVSRQVSDDLTERANTFGLILDDVSLTHLTFGKEFTEAVEMKQVAQQEAERARFIVEKAEQQKQAAIISAEGDSQAALLIANSLMLAGDGLVELRKLEAAEEIALQLSRSRNVTYLPSGQGTLLQLPQ